One Ruficoccus amylovorans genomic window carries:
- the mobF gene encoding MobF family relaxase, which produces MLTPKAQFNLKNAKQYFREHLKVGDYYAHDNAIQGEWFGQGAERLGLRGAVGEREFMELCEGNNPATGMRLTLRKNTTRQVGDREVANRRIFYDFTISPPKSVSLMALFQDKRLVKIHDEAVQKAMRELETFAMTRVRKLGRSDDRETGNVIGAAFRHETSRALDPHLHTHCVIMNATFDPVEKRWKALQNYEMLKAQKFVENYYYHELAKGLHRYGYPIKNNARDFELEGVSPELIERFSKRHLEIDEGVREYLSNGERPGNIKELRAQIAHQNRARKIHAFPPEKLHDLWREQMSDEERVSIAVGSLTQGDLKDEADVPALVDWSEAHVFERKSVTEDYRLKAAALARGRGKTFTLEELNAEMERRDYLRDAYHPHWVSTSQLREREQEIVNMAVLGVNSHPPFCENYQPSPALSDEQKDAVRSLLASEHFVTLFRGGAGTGKTFTLQEVDRGLRQAGFQTLALAPQRQQVLGLQRDGFEAQTLGRDELERAFIAEYRNVVKAASEGKAFESFERLDAMDCIEEIDGDERREALAFDYVEARKAGEKTLVVSQTWDEIHAVNAAVRQRLKEEGLLGKDVPVTLYESRDLDSAQKQDARYYHPGDHVYFIRKYGRFAKGDLVPVESVDENSLSLCKDGKLSAVSLKQAEHFVVVRPHSIELARGDRLQLKFNGRSEDGKPLDNGELVTVARIFKNGHLSVVDDRGVRKTLAANQHLANLGYAVTSYASQGKTVDTVLFSDSQNRAATDRRQWYVTISRARRKIKIYTASKESLRENLLRSGDEPLAMDLECASPRKDVAVKLPPRRSRIDDDYPLPSGPSQSHGISL; this is translated from the coding sequence ATGCTCACGCCTAAGGCACAGTTCAACCTCAAGAATGCGAAGCAATACTTTCGTGAACACTTGAAGGTGGGCGATTACTACGCCCATGATAATGCCATTCAAGGTGAGTGGTTCGGCCAGGGTGCCGAGCGCTTGGGGCTGCGCGGTGCAGTCGGTGAACGCGAGTTCATGGAGCTGTGTGAAGGCAATAATCCGGCGACGGGGATGCGCCTGACGTTGCGCAAAAATACCACCCGCCAGGTCGGGGATCGGGAGGTAGCCAACCGAAGAATCTTCTATGACTTTACGATCAGCCCGCCCAAAAGCGTCTCGCTGATGGCGCTCTTTCAAGACAAACGACTGGTCAAAATCCACGACGAAGCCGTGCAAAAAGCGATGCGGGAACTGGAGACATTCGCCATGACCCGTGTGCGCAAATTGGGCCGTAGCGACGATCGCGAAACCGGCAATGTGATCGGCGCGGCCTTCCGCCACGAAACCAGTCGGGCGCTCGATCCGCACCTGCACACGCACTGCGTGATCATGAATGCGACCTTCGACCCGGTGGAGAAACGCTGGAAGGCGTTGCAGAATTACGAGATGCTGAAGGCCCAAAAGTTTGTGGAAAATTACTACTACCACGAACTGGCCAAGGGGCTCCATCGCTACGGCTATCCGATCAAAAATAATGCCCGAGACTTCGAGTTGGAGGGTGTGTCCCCCGAGTTGATTGAGCGTTTCTCGAAGCGTCATCTGGAGATCGATGAAGGCGTCAGGGAGTATCTGTCGAACGGTGAACGACCCGGCAATATCAAGGAACTGCGGGCGCAGATTGCGCATCAAAACCGTGCCCGGAAAATCCACGCCTTTCCGCCGGAAAAACTACACGATCTCTGGCGGGAGCAAATGTCCGATGAAGAACGCGTGTCGATTGCGGTCGGCAGCCTGACACAGGGTGATCTGAAAGATGAGGCTGATGTACCCGCGCTGGTGGACTGGTCCGAGGCGCACGTTTTCGAGCGCAAATCCGTGACCGAAGATTACCGGCTCAAGGCCGCCGCGCTCGCCCGTGGCCGTGGCAAAACTTTTACGCTGGAGGAGCTCAACGCGGAGATGGAGCGGCGCGATTATCTGCGCGATGCCTATCACCCGCACTGGGTGAGCACGAGCCAACTGCGAGAGCGTGAACAGGAGATCGTCAACATGGCGGTGCTGGGCGTGAACAGCCACCCGCCGTTCTGTGAAAATTACCAACCCTCCCCCGCCCTTTCCGATGAGCAAAAAGACGCCGTCCGGTCGCTGCTGGCGAGCGAGCATTTCGTGACGCTGTTCCGGGGCGGAGCCGGAACCGGCAAGACCTTCACCTTGCAGGAAGTGGACCGGGGGCTGCGGCAGGCAGGCTTCCAGACGCTTGCCCTGGCCCCGCAGCGTCAGCAGGTGCTCGGGCTGCAACGCGACGGCTTCGAGGCGCAGACGCTGGGCCGGGACGAATTGGAACGCGCCTTCATCGCCGAATACCGCAATGTGGTCAAGGCGGCCTCTGAAGGGAAAGCGTTCGAATCTTTCGAGCGGCTGGACGCGATGGATTGCATCGAGGAAATCGACGGTGACGAACGCCGGGAGGCTCTGGCCTTCGATTACGTCGAGGCACGGAAGGCCGGAGAAAAAACGCTCGTCGTTTCGCAGACCTGGGACGAAATTCACGCTGTCAATGCTGCGGTGCGCCAGCGCCTCAAGGAAGAGGGCCTGCTCGGCAAGGATGTCCCGGTGACGCTCTACGAAAGCCGCGATTTGGACTCGGCCCAAAAGCAGGATGCTCGGTACTACCACCCCGGCGATCACGTTTATTTCATCCGCAAGTACGGGCGTTTCGCCAAAGGCGATCTGGTGCCGGTTGAATCCGTCGATGAAAACTCCCTCTCCCTCTGCAAAGATGGCAAGCTGTCCGCCGTCAGCCTGAAGCAGGCCGAACACTTCGTGGTGGTTCGGCCTCACTCCATCGAGCTGGCCCGGGGTGACCGACTCCAGTTGAAGTTCAACGGACGCTCCGAGGACGGCAAACCGCTGGACAATGGCGAACTCGTCACCGTGGCGCGGATTTTCAAAAACGGGCACCTGTCCGTGGTAGATGACCGGGGTGTCCGCAAGACGCTCGCGGCCAATCAGCACTTGGCCAACCTCGGCTACGCCGTCACCTCCTACGCCTCGCAGGGCAAGACCGTGGATACAGTGCTCTTCAGCGATTCTCAGAACCGCGCCGCCACCGATCGGCGGCAGTGGTACGTCACCATTTCGCGGGCGCGGCGAAAGATCAAAATCTACACCGCCTCCAAAGAGTCCCTGCGCGAGAATCTCCTGCGCTCCGGCGACGAACCCCTCGCCATGGACCTGGAGTGCGCTTCGCCAAGGAAAGACGTGGCGGTCAAGCTGCCGCCGCGCCGGTCGCGAATCGATGACGACTACCCACTTCCTTCCGGCCCAAGCCAGTCGCACGGGATCAGTCTTTAG
- a CDS encoding type II toxin-antitoxin system prevent-host-death family antitoxin: MTNIAIMPAIHDIHTLHRSKSLPAAPASDLKNAFKSVYQKVLQSGPVTITRSRKPEAILLPVELYDQMIEELAARDPLEVFRKEYEARFAKMQSGKAQKAYEDAFNAPPDELGKAAIGSQPTR; encoded by the coding sequence ATGACAAATATTGCCATTATGCCGGCCATTCATGACATCCATACCTTGCATCGCTCAAAGAGTCTGCCTGCGGCGCCCGCATCAGACCTGAAAAATGCATTCAAGAGCGTTTACCAGAAGGTCTTACAGTCAGGGCCGGTCACGATCACACGCAGTCGTAAGCCCGAGGCGATTCTACTTCCGGTAGAGCTCTACGATCAGATGATTGAAGAACTGGCGGCGAGGGACCCGCTGGAAGTCTTTCGAAAGGAGTATGAGGCGCGGTTTGCTAAGATGCAGTCTGGTAAGGCTCAGAAGGCCTACGAGGATGCTTTCAATGCGCCGCCTGATGAACTGGGCAAGGCGGCAATTGGCTCTCAACCGACAAGGTAA
- a CDS encoding zeta toxin family protein: protein MAVKQPVIYVLAGVNGSGKSSVAGATFRAKGVEYYNPDEVARRFLDDNPSASQSMANSHAWALGKALLENAISNKATYAFETTLGGQTIPALLIEAAKRGAHVKIWYVGLESVELNIERVHQRVQQGGHPISEEKIRERWDGSRRNLIRLLPYVHSLRLFDNSWQADPREGQQPQPMLLLDVGAQKILGPGDLSRTPEWAKPIVAAAISTNGQV from the coding sequence ATGGCTGTCAAGCAGCCGGTGATTTACGTTCTTGCGGGAGTCAATGGCTCCGGTAAGAGCAGTGTCGCTGGCGCGACGTTTCGTGCCAAAGGAGTGGAGTATTACAATCCAGATGAAGTCGCCCGCAGATTTCTGGACGACAACCCGAGTGCTTCTCAGTCCATGGCGAATAGCCACGCATGGGCCTTGGGAAAGGCACTGCTTGAGAATGCGATTTCGAACAAGGCAACTTATGCGTTTGAAACCACTCTGGGAGGGCAGACCATTCCGGCTTTACTCATTGAGGCTGCAAAGAGGGGGGCGCATGTCAAAATCTGGTATGTGGGGCTGGAATCGGTCGAATTGAATATTGAGCGGGTGCATCAGCGCGTCCAGCAAGGCGGGCATCCGATTTCCGAGGAGAAGATTCGTGAGCGTTGGGATGGCAGCCGTCGAAACCTGATTCGCCTGCTTCCCTATGTACACAGCTTACGGCTGTTTGACAATTCATGGCAAGCGGACCCCCGTGAGGGACAACAGCCCCAACCGATGCTTCTGCTGGATGTTGGTGCTCAGAAGATCCTTGGTCCAGGTGATCTATCTCGGACCCCAGAGTGGGCGAAGCCCATTGTAGCGGCGGCCATAAGCACGAATGGGCAGGTGTGA
- a CDS encoding xylose operon transcription regulator XylR, translated as MGQKTSNRIALLLGKELGYCRRVLAGVLSYADSHKLQWMFHHAPPDVRVLPALERWQPDGVILYRWDRGIVERLHELGVKIVSVGDTTPDLTIPCFDVNNEAVGRVAADYFLGLGHRFFAYYGSRSIQSSINREKGFRARLESLGYPVSSLNADSLASSPFGQDWNYIDRGTERWLKQLPKPTGVLASNDIPAKLLCEACWQLGIQVPDEISILGVDNDVSECQMSVPALSSIEVPAEQIGSEAAAYLFRLLEADGEMKCSAKFLPPLGVIARRSTDCRATCDERLRDILNFIEETVEQGTTVLDVCRYSGLNRRSVERLFKSELDSTVFQRIQEVRITRAKRLLLETRMTMDEIAGQSGFGNTRRLDRVFRQVEGVLPSAYRSEV; from the coding sequence ATGGGTCAAAAAACGTCAAATCGAATCGCACTTCTGCTTGGGAAGGAACTGGGGTACTGTCGGCGTGTGCTTGCCGGGGTTTTGAGCTATGCTGATTCTCATAAACTTCAGTGGATGTTCCACCATGCTCCGCCGGATGTCCGTGTTTTGCCTGCGTTGGAACGTTGGCAGCCGGATGGAGTGATTTTATACAGGTGGGACCGGGGCATCGTTGAGCGTTTGCATGAACTCGGGGTCAAGATTGTTTCTGTGGGAGATACCACCCCAGACCTGACGATACCTTGTTTCGATGTGAACAATGAGGCGGTTGGGCGTGTAGCTGCGGATTACTTTTTGGGCTTGGGCCATCGTTTCTTTGCTTATTATGGGAGCCGTTCGATCCAATCTTCTATTAATCGCGAGAAAGGATTTCGCGCTCGTCTGGAAAGCCTGGGCTATCCCGTCTCAAGCCTGAATGCCGATTCTCTAGCAAGCTCCCCGTTTGGGCAGGACTGGAATTATATCGATCGCGGAACTGAGCGCTGGCTCAAGCAATTGCCCAAGCCGACTGGCGTATTGGCATCTAATGACATACCAGCCAAGTTGCTATGCGAAGCGTGCTGGCAATTAGGGATTCAGGTCCCGGATGAGATATCCATCCTTGGCGTGGACAACGATGTTTCTGAATGCCAAATGAGTGTCCCCGCCCTTTCCAGTATTGAGGTGCCTGCCGAGCAGATTGGGAGCGAGGCGGCAGCCTATCTGTTTCGGCTTCTAGAGGCGGATGGAGAAATGAAATGTTCGGCCAAGTTCCTGCCCCCTCTGGGGGTCATTGCCCGTAGGTCAACTGATTGCCGGGCGACATGCGATGAACGCCTGAGGGATATCTTAAATTTTATCGAAGAGACGGTGGAGCAGGGAACAACAGTGTTGGACGTGTGCCGATATAGCGGGCTAAACCGACGTTCGGTCGAACGCCTGTTCAAGTCGGAACTAGACTCAACGGTCTTCCAGCGCATTCAGGAAGTACGGATAACACGGGCGAAACGATTGCTATTGGAAACAAGAATGACGATGGACGAAATCGCTGGGCAATCCGGTTTTGGAAATACGCGCCGACTGGATCGCGTGTTTCGCCAG
- a CDS encoding DEAD/DEAH box helicase, which yields MSTQNYLAIFQELKELVAEESRAQQASHEKLLRMTVGERVLQGKCLEKISCRQRREGNILRFECEENLSEFREGDRIMLHTGNPFEPLALGFWVGDGPTQSGREFIEVSFSESDAKHITQGQGVFTLDAGFIDLAPQLNRALDEMGATERGRSRILPLIEGHAQSDGLDPYEYDAAASAATEAGFNDSQQEAVGMGAATNWCALIQGPPGTGKTRVLAQIVRQRLALGQRILVTACTHRAIHEALNKVCEMNPELERVAKVGVAGYDETLEAPVYENFAECGFDDRTEGYVIGATPFAAFSERLKRADFDCVIIDEASQMTLPLAVMAMLSADTYVVIGDEKQLPPVLASKSSFEAKDYGLFQRLRSAADREMLTVTHRLNGEICRWVSSEFYAGELEPHESCRDKALRLSSHPGQPWLGEALSEEHSLVWVPTQVEATRHYSMEEADLVNQLMTELHRRGHPIGDVGVITPFRRQGRVIRQRLRQNRVWDPAELQQVVVDTVERMQGQERSVIIMSTAAADVRFLSAIQEFIYLPSRLNVIVSRAKVKLIVLAADNFLKTEGASDEAREAIEHWRSLREASHFIEV from the coding sequence ATGTCGACGCAGAACTATCTAGCCATCTTTCAGGAGCTTAAAGAGCTGGTTGCCGAAGAATCCCGGGCGCAGCAGGCGAGCCATGAAAAGCTGCTGCGGATGACCGTGGGGGAGCGGGTGCTGCAAGGCAAGTGTCTGGAGAAGATAAGCTGCCGACAGCGGCGAGAGGGCAATATCCTGCGCTTCGAGTGTGAGGAGAACCTGTCCGAGTTTCGCGAGGGGGATCGGATTATGCTCCATACGGGTAATCCCTTTGAGCCGTTGGCCCTGGGATTTTGGGTGGGCGATGGTCCGACCCAGAGCGGACGTGAATTCATTGAGGTCTCTTTCTCCGAGTCCGACGCCAAGCATATCACCCAGGGGCAGGGCGTTTTTACGCTGGATGCGGGCTTCATCGATTTAGCCCCGCAATTGAATCGGGCCCTGGACGAAATGGGGGCGACGGAGCGTGGGCGGAGCCGGATTCTTCCCCTGATCGAAGGCCATGCGCAGTCCGACGGGTTAGATCCTTACGAGTACGACGCGGCGGCCTCTGCCGCCACCGAGGCTGGTTTTAACGATTCTCAGCAGGAGGCCGTGGGGATGGGCGCAGCCACTAACTGGTGCGCGCTGATTCAGGGCCCCCCTGGAACAGGGAAAACGCGTGTGCTGGCCCAAATCGTCCGGCAGCGGCTGGCTCTGGGCCAGCGTATTCTGGTCACGGCTTGTACGCACCGGGCCATTCACGAGGCCCTGAACAAGGTGTGTGAGATGAATCCGGAGCTCGAACGGGTCGCTAAGGTCGGTGTGGCCGGTTATGACGAGACGCTGGAGGCACCCGTCTATGAAAACTTTGCCGAGTGCGGCTTTGATGACCGTACGGAGGGTTACGTCATCGGGGCGACGCCCTTTGCCGCGTTTAGCGAGCGGCTCAAGCGGGCGGATTTTGACTGCGTGATTATTGATGAGGCCAGTCAGATGACGCTTCCCTTGGCGGTCATGGCTATGCTCAGCGCGGACACCTATGTTGTGATCGGAGATGAAAAGCAGTTGCCACCGGTGCTGGCGTCCAAGAGTTCGTTCGAGGCGAAGGACTACGGACTTTTCCAGCGGCTGCGTTCTGCCGCCGATCGCGAGATGTTGACCGTCACTCACCGTCTGAATGGAGAAATTTGCCGCTGGGTCAGTTCGGAGTTTTATGCGGGCGAGCTGGAGCCCCACGAGAGTTGCCGTGACAAGGCCCTGCGATTGAGCAGCCATCCCGGCCAGCCTTGGTTAGGGGAGGCCTTGAGCGAAGAACACAGCCTGGTATGGGTTCCGACTCAGGTAGAGGCCACCCGTCACTATTCGATGGAGGAGGCCGACCTCGTCAATCAGTTGATGACGGAACTGCACCGGCGGGGCCATCCGATCGGGGATGTCGGCGTGATTACGCCGTTTCGTCGGCAAGGGCGGGTCATTCGGCAGCGTCTGAGGCAGAACCGCGTGTGGGACCCGGCAGAATTACAACAGGTGGTGGTTGATACCGTTGAGCGTATGCAGGGCCAGGAACGCAGTGTCATTATCATGAGCACGGCGGCAGCCGATGTCCGGTTCTTGAGCGCCATCCAGGAGTTTATCTACCTGCCTTCGCGTCTGAATGTCATTGTCAGCCGTGCCAAGGTGAAGCTGATTGTGCTGGCGGCTGATAACTTTCTGAAGACCGAGGGCGCCAGCGACGAGGCACGGGAGGCCATTGAGCATTGGCGAAGCTTGCGGGAGGCGAGCCACTTTATCGAAGTCTAG
- a CDS encoding extracellular solute-binding protein, whose product MSEPITLRGITWDHPRGYAPLLASAEAYGRDHPVRITWDKRSLKDFGDADLRELAAAYDLLVIDHPHAGVAAASGALMPFDEFIAADQLAAFAQDSLGPSFASYRFGGHTWALPVDAACQVAVTRPDLLPAEALPHTWEEVSALAKQLRANGQFVGMALCPTDAMCSFLTLCAQNGARFADDASALASPARIEHSLRQLRTLAGVCHPDCLSCNPIAVFEAMSKGAPIAYAPLLFGYTNYARPGYRPHRLRFAAIPGASRALLGGAGLAVSSHCQHPSVAAAYAAFVCGSEFQKSGYVTAGGQPASLAAWENPQADEIAGGFFTQTRTTIQQASVRPRAAYWPQFQEWLGECIHRFLTEAESPETTAAVILKAHHACALERHR is encoded by the coding sequence ATGAGCGAGCCCATCACCCTCCGCGGCATCACCTGGGATCATCCCCGCGGCTATGCACCGCTGCTTGCCTCGGCCGAAGCCTACGGGCGGGATCACCCGGTCCGGATCACGTGGGACAAGCGCTCGCTCAAGGACTTCGGCGACGCGGACCTGCGCGAGCTCGCCGCCGCTTACGACCTGCTCGTGATCGACCACCCCCACGCCGGGGTGGCCGCCGCCTCCGGCGCACTGATGCCGTTTGATGAATTCATCGCTGCCGACCAGTTGGCGGCGTTTGCGCAGGATTCGCTGGGGCCCTCCTTCGCCAGCTACCGCTTCGGCGGTCATACATGGGCCCTGCCGGTGGATGCCGCCTGTCAAGTCGCCGTGACCCGCCCCGACCTGCTGCCCGCCGAAGCGCTCCCGCACACCTGGGAGGAGGTAAGCGCCCTGGCAAAGCAGTTGCGGGCCAACGGGCAATTCGTCGGCATGGCCCTCTGCCCCACCGACGCGATGTGCAGCTTCCTCACCCTGTGCGCGCAAAACGGCGCCCGCTTCGCCGACGACGCCTCCGCGCTGGCTTCGCCCGCGCGTATCGAACATTCACTACGCCAGTTACGGACGCTGGCCGGGGTTTGCCATCCCGATTGTCTTTCCTGTAACCCGATCGCCGTGTTTGAGGCCATGAGCAAAGGAGCCCCCATCGCCTACGCTCCGCTGCTTTTCGGTTACACCAACTACGCCCGCCCCGGCTACCGCCCCCACCGGCTGCGGTTTGCCGCCATCCCCGGCGCCTCCCGCGCGCTGCTCGGAGGAGCCGGGCTCGCCGTCTCTTCTCACTGTCAGCATCCGAGCGTCGCGGCCGCCTACGCCGCCTTTGTCTGCGGGAGCGAGTTTCAGAAGTCCGGCTACGTCACCGCAGGCGGACAACCCGCCAGCCTCGCCGCCTGGGAAAACCCGCAGGCGGACGAAATCGCGGGCGGCTTTTTCACCCAGACCCGCACCACGATCCAACAAGCCAGCGTGCGCCCCCGCGCCGCCTATTGGCCCCAGTTCCAGGAATGGCTCGGCGAGTGCATCCACCGCTTCCTCACCGAAGCAGAGTCGCCCGAAACGACAGCGGCGGTGATTCTGAAAGCGCATCACGCTTGCGCCCTGGAAAGACATCGATAA